Proteins encoded within one genomic window of Macrobrachium nipponense isolate FS-2020 chromosome 9, ASM1510439v2, whole genome shotgun sequence:
- the LOC135218379 gene encoding acylphosphatase-2-like isoform X1, protein MAAKKLVAVDFEVFGKVQGVFFRKHTQKQAKKLDIRGWCKNTDQGTVEGQLEGVEQQIGFMKDWLEKTGSPSSRIERAEFKNEKAIEDYTFSGFNIRH, encoded by the exons ATGGCAGCTAAAAAACTAGTTGCTGTAGACTTCGAGGTGTTTGGAAAGGTCCAGG gtGTGTTCTTTCGAAAG CACACACAGAAGCAAGCCAAAAAATTGGACATAAGGGGATGGTGTAAGAACACAGATCAAGGAACAGTAGAAGGTCAACTAGAGGGAGTAGAACAGCAAATTGGATTCAT GAAAGATTGGTTAGAGAAGACTGGAAGTCCAAGCTCACGTATCGAAAGAGCAGAATTCAAGAATGAAAAGGCTATTGAAGACTACACATTCTCTGGATTTAACATTAGGCACTGA
- the LOC135218379 gene encoding acylphosphatase-2-like isoform X2, with the protein MAAKKLVAVDFEVFGKVQGVFFRKYTEEQGTKLGLRGWCMNTRHGTVQGQLQGPEGMVKIMKDWLEKTGSPSSRIERAEFKNEKAIEDYTFSGFNIRH; encoded by the exons ATGGCAGCTAAAAAACTAGTTGCTGTAGACTTCGAGGTGTTTGGAAAGGTCCAGG gtGTGTTCTTTCGAAAG TATACTGAGGAACAGGGAACCAAATTAGGGTTACGAGGCTGGTGCATGAACACTCGTCATGGCACCGTGCAAGGCCAGTTACAAGGACCTGAGGGAATGGTTAaaattat GAAAGATTGGTTAGAGAAGACTGGAAGTCCAAGCTCACGTATCGAAAGAGCAGAATTCAAGAATGAAAAGGCTATTGAAGACTACACATTCTCTGGATTTAACATTAGGCACTGA